One part of the Pannonibacter sp. XCT-53 genome encodes these proteins:
- a CDS encoding 2,4'-dihydroxyacetophenone dioxygenase family protein: MPEAPKSEFWKTLKPITTVFQPDALPEVYIADAATEDERYYVPFTETVFSRPLWISPTQNKWCDILMAKGPGLVNRHYHPHEVFAYTISGKWGYLEHDWTATAGDFVYETPGEGHTLVAYEHPDPMKVFFQVTGPLIWLDEDGNPDGYFDVHKYISLCRAHYEKVGLGSGYVDTLFR, translated from the coding sequence ATGCCCGAGGCCCCAAAGTCGGAATTCTGGAAGACCCTGAAGCCCATCACCACCGTGTTCCAGCCGGATGCCCTGCCGGAAGTCTACATCGCCGACGCGGCGACCGAGGACGAGCGCTACTATGTTCCCTTCACCGAGACGGTGTTCTCCCGCCCGCTCTGGATCTCGCCGACCCAGAACAAGTGGTGCGACATCCTGATGGCCAAGGGACCGGGCCTCGTGAACCGGCATTACCATCCGCATGAGGTCTTCGCCTACACCATCTCCGGAAAATGGGGCTATCTCGAGCACGACTGGACGGCGACCGCGGGCGACTTCGTCTACGAGACGCCGGGCGAAGGCCATACGCTGGTGGCCTACGAGCATCCGGATCCGATGAAGGTGTTCTTCCAGGTCACCGGCCCGCTGATCTGGCTGGACGAGGACGGCAACCCGGACGGCTATTTCGACGTGCACAAGTACATCAGCCTGTGCCGCGCCCATTACGAGAAGGTCGGCCTCGGCTCGGGCTATGTCGACACGCTGTTCCGCTGA
- a CDS encoding thiamine pyrophosphate-requiring protein yields the protein MDLTGDGKGNTGRGSTGRGSEGQDSAARAAARPGQAGQSDNARPAADQASADETGANETGYDQAGTDQAAAGPAAQITAGGALLVRMKALGVDYIFANSGTDFPPIIEGLAEAEARDLDLPQGIVIPHEAAAMAMAHGYYLATGRTQAVMAHTNVGLANCAIGAINAAAEHIPVLLFSGRTPTTEKGRFGARTVPIGWGQEMHDQTALVREACKWDYELRFPEQVTEIVDRAKAIAETAPRGPVYISLPREILCEPCPREGLDAPALMRAPVAGIDTASFAEAARLIAEARQPVIFAQRGTGGAGGYAALERLASAWGIPVCQYWAVRLALPLDHPMAAGADPAPLLAEADVVLVLDSLAPWSPDVHRLNPGTRVIHLGQDPLYSRFPVRNFPCDLALACDVEPGLLALETHLAPHRDGHRTRAAERHQRWSRRNAEGRRSVLARAAAGGTDPMTKEFVSLTLSQALGNRDAAVLSELGCPLAPMSLDGPKAWYQEPHSGGLGWSFPAALGMKLGNRARTVVATMGDGSYIFSNPVACHQIAEALELPILVLIVNNAEWGAVRQSVLGLYPQGHAARSNRMPLTQLSPVPDFTDVARASRAFARKVEHADDLAPALAEALAQIDRTGRLALLDVRVRP from the coding sequence ATGGATCTGACGGGAGACGGGAAGGGCAACACAGGTCGGGGCAGCACAGGTCGGGGCAGTGAAGGTCAGGATTCTGCGGCACGGGCCGCAGCACGCCCGGGACAGGCGGGTCAGTCCGATAACGCGCGGCCTGCAGCCGATCAGGCCAGCGCCGATGAGACCGGCGCCAATGAAACCGGCTATGATCAGGCCGGTACCGATCAGGCTGCTGCCGGTCCGGCGGCGCAGATCACCGCCGGCGGGGCCCTGCTCGTGCGCATGAAGGCGCTCGGGGTCGACTACATCTTTGCCAATTCCGGCACGGACTTCCCGCCAATCATCGAGGGGCTGGCCGAAGCGGAGGCCAGGGACCTGGACCTGCCGCAGGGCATCGTCATCCCGCACGAAGCCGCCGCCATGGCGATGGCGCATGGCTACTATCTGGCCACAGGCCGCACGCAGGCCGTCATGGCCCACACCAATGTGGGCCTTGCCAATTGCGCCATCGGCGCGATCAACGCCGCCGCCGAGCACATCCCGGTGCTGCTGTTCTCCGGCCGGACCCCCACCACGGAAAAGGGCCGCTTCGGCGCGCGCACCGTGCCGATCGGCTGGGGCCAGGAGATGCATGACCAGACAGCGCTGGTGCGCGAGGCCTGCAAGTGGGACTACGAGCTGAGGTTCCCCGAACAGGTGACGGAGATCGTCGACCGGGCCAAGGCGATCGCGGAAACGGCGCCGCGCGGGCCCGTCTACATCAGCCTGCCGCGCGAGATCCTGTGCGAGCCCTGTCCGCGCGAGGGTCTGGACGCGCCGGCGCTGATGCGCGCGCCCGTCGCCGGCATCGACACCGCGTCCTTCGCCGAGGCCGCCCGCCTGATCGCCGAAGCGCGCCAGCCGGTGATCTTCGCGCAGCGCGGCACCGGCGGCGCCGGGGGCTACGCCGCCCTCGAACGCCTCGCGTCCGCCTGGGGCATCCCGGTCTGCCAGTACTGGGCCGTGCGTCTCGCCCTGCCGCTCGATCACCCGATGGCCGCCGGCGCCGATCCTGCACCGCTGCTGGCGGAAGCGGATGTGGTTCTCGTCCTTGACAGCCTCGCCCCCTGGTCACCTGACGTGCACAGGCTGAACCCGGGCACGCGGGTGATCCATCTGGGGCAGGACCCGCTCTACAGCCGCTTCCCCGTCCGCAACTTCCCCTGCGACCTCGCGCTGGCCTGTGATGTCGAGCCCGGGCTGCTGGCGCTGGAAACGCATCTGGCACCGCACCGGGACGGCCACCGCACCCGTGCCGCGGAGCGGCATCAGCGCTGGAGCCGCCGGAACGCCGAAGGTCGCCGCAGCGTGCTGGCGCGCGCCGCCGCCGGCGGGACCGATCCGATGACCAAGGAGTTCGTCAGCCTGACGCTGTCGCAGGCGCTTGGGAACCGGGACGCGGCCGTCCTGTCCGAACTCGGCTGTCCGCTGGCCCCCATGAGCCTCGACGGACCGAAGGCGTGGTATCAGGAGCCCCATTCCGGCGGCCTCGGCTGGAGCTTCCCGGCCGCGCTCGGCATGAAGCTCGGCAACCGCGCCCGCACCGTGGTCGCCACCATGGGCGACGGCTCCTACATCTTTTCCAACCCGGTCGCCTGTCACCAGATCGCCGAGGCGCTCGAGCTGCCGATCCTGGTGCTGATCGTCAACAACGCCGAGTGGGGCGCCGTGCGCCAGTCGGTGCTGGGCCTCTATCCGCAAGGCCATGCCGCGCGCTCCAACCGGATGCCGCTGACCCAGCTTTCCCCCGTTCCGGACTTCACGGACGTGGCCCGGGCCAGCCGTGCCTTTGCCCGCAAGGTCGAGCACGCCGATGACCTCGCGCCTGCGCTGGCAGAGGCACTGGCGCAGATCGACCGGACCGGACGCCTGGCGCTGCTGGATGTGCGGGTGCGCCCCTGA
- a CDS encoding IclR family transcriptional regulator, translating to MAPQINGSVVKAFEILHLFSPERPVITAADLARDLDLNAVTAHRFLRTLEQVGAVVAESRGHYRLSFVFADLGDRVRDGQMIARLAQPHLNQLTDTLGEGAMATGFNGVKVVCIARAVPRRALAVEVRVGSELEAWCTAHGKLWLAHLPPADLDRYCAAIQRQRFTAATLTDETRLRAELAAIRERGHAVNRGEREEGLFAMAVPVRSRTGRMVTGLSLFGPSSRLGGAQEMILEALRRAARRLEAELYGDPVPATAASAERTALRRSAAAGSAEDVTA from the coding sequence ATGGCACCTCAGATCAATGGTTCGGTGGTCAAGGCTTTCGAGATCCTCCACCTGTTCTCACCCGAGCGGCCGGTGATCACGGCGGCAGATCTGGCCCGCGATCTCGACCTCAACGCCGTGACGGCGCACCGGTTCCTGCGCACGCTCGAGCAGGTGGGAGCGGTCGTGGCCGAAAGCCGGGGGCATTATCGTCTGAGCTTCGTCTTTGCGGATCTGGGGGACCGGGTGCGCGATGGCCAGATGATCGCCCGCCTGGCACAGCCGCACCTCAATCAGCTGACCGACACGCTCGGCGAAGGGGCCATGGCCACGGGCTTCAACGGCGTGAAGGTGGTCTGCATCGCCCGTGCCGTGCCGCGGCGGGCGCTGGCGGTGGAGGTGCGCGTGGGGTCGGAGCTGGAGGCCTGGTGCACGGCGCATGGCAAGCTGTGGCTCGCCCATCTGCCGCCGGCCGATCTCGACCGCTACTGTGCCGCGATCCAGCGCCAGCGCTTCACGGCCGCCACGCTCACCGACGAGACGCGGCTGCGCGCGGAGCTCGCAGCAATCCGCGAACGCGGCCATGCCGTCAACCGCGGCGAGCGGGAGGAGGGGCTTTTTGCCATGGCGGTGCCGGTGCGCAGCCGCACAGGGCGCATGGTCACGGGCTTGTCCCTGTTCGGGCCGTCATCGCGCCTCGGCGGGGCGCAGGAGATGATCCTGGAGGCGCTGCGGCGTGCCGCGCGCCGTCTCGAGGCCGAGCTCTACGGCGATCCCGTTCCGGCCACTGCAGCGTCGGCCGAGCGCACGGCGCTGCGGCGCTCCGCCGCCGCCGGCTCCGCCGAGGACGTCACCGCCTAG
- the folB gene encoding dihydroneopterin aldolase: protein MDVIFLEDLAFFAYHGLYEEEARLGQRFHVDLACWLDLGPASREDDYALTVCYGTLTRTVETVVTGSRFKLIERLAGAIADAVLAADPRIDRVRVRVHKPGAPLPVASGRASVQIERARES from the coding sequence ATGGACGTCATCTTCCTCGAGGACCTCGCCTTCTTCGCCTATCACGGGCTGTATGAGGAGGAGGCCCGCCTCGGCCAGCGATTCCATGTCGATCTCGCCTGCTGGCTGGACCTCGGCCCCGCCAGCCGCGAGGATGACTACGCCCTGACGGTCTGCTACGGCACCCTGACCAGGACGGTGGAAACGGTGGTGACCGGATCCCGCTTCAAGCTGATCGAGCGGCTTGCCGGCGCCATCGCGGACGCGGTGCTGGCGGCCGATCCGCGCATCGACAGGGTCCGCGTGCGCGTGCACAAGCCGGGCGCACCGCTGCCCGTTGCCTCGGGCCGGGCCAGCGTCCAGATCGAACGGGCACGGGAAAGTTGA
- a CDS encoding acetyl-CoA carboxylase biotin carboxylase subunit has product MFSKILIANRGEIACRVIKTARRMGIKTVAVYSDADRDALHVEMADEAVHIGPAAAADSYLVMDKIIAACKATGAEAVHPGYGFLSERAAFPKALADAGIVFIGPNPKAIEAMGDKIESKKFANAAKVSTVPGYLGVIETPEHAVEIATEIGFPVMIKASAGGGGKGMRIAWNAGEVHEGFARSKSEAASSFGDDRVFIEKFIQNPRHIEIQVLGDKHGNVIYLGERECSIQRRNQKVIEEAPSPLLDEATRRAMGEQAVALAKAVNYDSAGTVEFVAGQDKSFFFLEMNTRLQVEHPVTELVTGIDLVEQMIRVAYGEKLAMSQSDVKLTGWAVESRIYAEDPYRNFLPSIGRLVRYSPPEEKSEDGVTVRNDTGVVEGSEISMFYDPMIAKLITHAPTRLEAIEAMSEALDAFYVDGIQHNVPFLTSLMSHPRWRAGTLSTGFIVEEYPDGFAPAVPGAEAKSVLAAVALTMETLRRERLDHLPGRLRPHTGAVREHWSVKIGKDYIPVRIAEGYPAAPIEMDVSVDGGDVVTVASDWVPGDRLWRGTVGGRRVVVQVRPVTSGYRLDWQGFSVVAKVMTPRTAELEALMPEKMPPDTSKFLLCPMPGLVVSIAVAEGQEVKAGEALAIVEAMKMENVLRAERDCVISQIKAKPGDSLAVDAVIMEFE; this is encoded by the coding sequence ATGTTTTCCAAGATCCTGATCGCGAACCGCGGCGAAATTGCATGCCGTGTCATCAAGACCGCGCGGCGCATGGGGATCAAGACGGTCGCCGTGTACTCGGACGCCGACCGGGATGCCCTGCATGTGGAGATGGCGGACGAGGCGGTTCACATCGGACCGGCGGCCGCGGCAGACTCCTACCTGGTGATGGACAAGATCATCGCCGCCTGCAAGGCGACCGGCGCGGAGGCCGTGCATCCGGGCTACGGCTTCCTGTCCGAGCGCGCGGCCTTCCCGAAGGCGCTCGCTGACGCCGGCATCGTCTTCATCGGCCCGAACCCCAAGGCCATCGAGGCCATGGGCGACAAGATCGAATCGAAGAAATTCGCCAACGCCGCCAAGGTCAGCACCGTGCCGGGCTATCTCGGGGTCATCGAGACGCCGGAACATGCGGTGGAGATCGCCACCGAGATCGGCTTCCCGGTCATGATCAAGGCCTCGGCCGGCGGCGGCGGCAAGGGCATGCGCATTGCCTGGAACGCCGGCGAGGTGCACGAGGGCTTCGCGCGCTCCAAGTCGGAAGCTGCCTCCTCCTTCGGCGATGACCGCGTGTTCATCGAGAAGTTCATCCAGAACCCGCGCCACATCGAGATCCAGGTGCTGGGCGACAAGCACGGCAATGTCATCTATCTCGGCGAACGCGAATGCTCGATCCAGCGCCGCAACCAGAAGGTCATCGAGGAGGCCCCGTCGCCGCTGCTTGATGAGGCCACCCGCCGCGCCATGGGCGAGCAGGCCGTGGCGCTTGCCAAGGCCGTCAACTATGACAGCGCCGGCACGGTGGAATTCGTCGCCGGTCAGGACAAGAGCTTCTTCTTCCTGGAGATGAACACCCGCCTGCAGGTCGAGCATCCGGTGACCGAGCTGGTGACCGGCATCGATCTGGTCGAGCAGATGATCCGCGTCGCCTATGGCGAGAAGCTGGCCATGTCGCAGTCGGACGTGAAGCTCACCGGCTGGGCGGTCGAGAGCCGCATCTATGCCGAGGATCCCTATCGCAATTTCCTGCCGTCCATCGGCCGTCTCGTGCGCTACAGCCCGCCGGAGGAGAAGTCGGAAGACGGCGTGACCGTGCGCAACGACACCGGCGTCGTCGAGGGCTCGGAAATCTCGATGTTCTATGACCCGATGATCGCCAAGCTGATCACCCATGCGCCGACGCGCTTGGAGGCGATCGAGGCCATGTCCGAAGCGCTCGACGCCTTCTATGTCGACGGCATCCAGCACAACGTGCCGTTCCTGACGTCGCTGATGAGCCATCCGCGCTGGCGCGCCGGCACGCTGTCGACCGGCTTCATTGTCGAGGAGTATCCGGACGGGTTTGCGCCGGCGGTGCCGGGCGCCGAGGCCAAGTCGGTTCTGGCGGCCGTGGCGCTGACCATGGAAACCCTGCGCCGCGAACGCCTGGACCATCTGCCGGGCCGGCTGCGTCCGCACACGGGCGCCGTCCGCGAGCACTGGTCCGTGAAGATCGGCAAGGATTACATCCCGGTCCGCATCGCCGAGGGTTACCCGGCAGCGCCGATCGAGATGGACGTGTCCGTCGATGGCGGCGACGTGGTCACCGTTGCCTCCGACTGGGTGCCGGGCGACCGGCTGTGGCGCGGCACCGTGGGTGGTCGTCGGGTTGTCGTCCAGGTGCGCCCGGTCACGTCCGGCTACCGGCTCGACTGGCAGGGCTTCTCGGTCGTCGCCAAGGTGATGACGCCGCGCACGGCCGAGCTTGAGGCGCTGATGCCGGAGAAGATGCCGCCGGACACGTCGAAGTTCCTGCTGTGCCCGATGCCGGGTCTGGTGGTCTCGATTGCCGTGGCCGAGGGGCAGGAAGTGAAGGCCGGCGAGGCGCTCGCCATCGTCGAGGCCATGAAGATGGAAAACGTGCTTCGCGCCGAACGCGATTGTGTTATCAGCCAGATCAAGGCCAAGCCCGGCGACAGTCTCGCCGTCGATGCCGTGATCATGGAGTTTGAATGA
- a CDS encoding HAD hydrolase-like protein: MTRGAKGIDTVLFDLDGTLTDPFVGITRSIQYALEKLGAPVPAAEELGWCIGPPLWESFAVLLGQDGETLDGESGEDKALLDRAVALYRERYTSVGLYENELIAGIAPLVEALTGAGFTLYVATSKPHAYAGKIVEHFGLMPQFRKVYGSELDGTRSAKAELIAHLIEQEARDAARCVMIGDRKHDLVGAHANDMRAIGVTWGYGSLEELAAEHPAFIARLPDEIRAWLSV, encoded by the coding sequence ATGACGCGAGGCGCGAAGGGGATCGACACGGTCCTGTTCGATCTGGACGGGACGCTGACCGATCCCTTTGTCGGCATCACCCGCTCGATCCAGTATGCCCTTGAGAAGCTCGGCGCGCCGGTCCCGGCGGCCGAGGAGCTGGGCTGGTGCATCGGTCCGCCGCTGTGGGAGAGCTTCGCTGTCCTGCTGGGCCAGGACGGCGAGACCCTCGACGGCGAGTCCGGCGAGGACAAGGCGCTGCTCGACCGCGCCGTGGCGCTCTACCGTGAGCGCTACACCAGCGTCGGCCTCTACGAGAACGAGCTGATCGCCGGCATCGCGCCGCTGGTCGAGGCGCTTACAGGGGCCGGCTTCACCCTTTATGTCGCCACGTCCAAGCCGCATGCCTATGCCGGCAAGATCGTCGAGCATTTCGGGCTCATGCCGCAGTTCCGCAAGGTCTATGGCTCGGAACTGGATGGCACCCGCTCGGCCAAGGCCGAGCTGATTGCGCACCTCATCGAGCAGGAAGCGCGGGATGCCGCCCGCTGCGTCATGATCGGGGACCGCAAGCATGATCTCGTTGGCGCCCACGCCAATGACATGCGGGCCATCGGCGTCACCTGGGGCTACGGCAGTCTCGAGGAGCTTGCCGCCGAACACCCCGCCTTCATTGCAAGGCTCCCGGACGAGATCCGCGCCTGGCTTTCAGTATGA
- a CDS encoding DMT family transporter: MIGAGASFALVNVCLQAATMQLGLPAASAAFWQYLVALLFALPWILRRGRAALVTRQPKLHALRILLAVGGVQAWVFGLAHVPIWQAIALVMTSPFFVILGARIFLKEQVGPLRWLATLLGFAGGMVILAPWSERFELAALLPVLAAALWGGASLVTKRLTGVESADTVTLYLLLLLTPVNGALALIDGAVVPTGLSLYLALGAGLFTVAANYLLTLAYARADAAFVQPFDHLKLPLNILTGWLAFGFIPDGYLWPGAALILAGSFLVLMEDHLARRQMAVG, translated from the coding sequence ATGATCGGCGCCGGGGCGAGCTTTGCCCTCGTCAATGTCTGCCTGCAGGCGGCAACCATGCAGCTCGGCCTGCCGGCCGCCAGCGCCGCCTTCTGGCAGTATCTTGTGGCGCTGCTGTTCGCGCTGCCCTGGATCCTCCGGCGGGGCAGGGCGGCGCTTGTGACGCGTCAGCCGAAGCTGCATGCGCTGCGCATTCTTCTGGCGGTCGGCGGCGTGCAGGCCTGGGTCTTCGGGCTGGCCCATGTGCCGATCTGGCAGGCCATCGCGCTGGTGATGACCTCGCCCTTCTTCGTCATCCTCGGCGCGCGGATCTTCCTGAAGGAACAGGTCGGACCCTTGCGCTGGCTGGCCACGCTGCTTGGCTTTGCCGGCGGCATGGTGATCCTTGCCCCCTGGAGCGAGCGGTTCGAGCTCGCCGCGCTGCTGCCGGTGCTGGCTGCTGCGCTCTGGGGCGGGGCCTCGCTGGTGACCAAGCGCCTCACCGGGGTCGAATCCGCCGACACGGTGACGCTCTACCTTCTCCTGCTGCTGACGCCGGTCAACGGCGCGCTGGCGCTGATCGATGGCGCAGTCGTGCCAACCGGCCTCAGCCTCTATCTGGCGCTCGGCGCGGGCCTCTTCACGGTCGCGGCCAACTACCTCCTGACGCTCGCCTATGCCCGCGCCGATGCGGCCTTCGTCCAGCCCTTCGACCATCTGAAGCTGCCGCTCAACATCCTCACCGGCTGGCTCGCCTTCGGCTTCATCCCCGACGGCTACCTCTGGCCCGGCGCCGCCCTCATCCTCGCCGGATCGTTCCTCGTCCTCATGGAAGACCATCTCGCCCGGCGGCAGATGGCGGTGGGGTGA
- a CDS encoding rhodanese-like domain-containing protein, whose translation MSSSVSATPAAASDAAIAHFSAKLGFETDCWDTHHALSTGTADFVLLDVRGPALYAAGHVPGALHLPHGKITARRMAEYPPETLFVVYCAGPHCNGSTKAALALARLGRPVKEMIGGVTGWLDEGFVLSEGMEPGTLHPA comes from the coding sequence ATGTCCAGCTCTGTCAGCGCCACGCCAGCCGCCGCCTCCGACGCCGCCATCGCCCATTTTTCCGCCAAGCTCGGCTTCGAGACCGACTGCTGGGACACGCATCATGCGCTTTCGACCGGCACGGCCGATTTCGTGCTGCTGGACGTGCGCGGTCCGGCGCTCTACGCGGCCGGGCACGTTCCGGGCGCGCTGCATCTGCCGCACGGCAAGATCACCGCGCGGCGGATGGCCGAGTATCCGCCGGAGACCCTGTTTGTCGTCTACTGCGCCGGTCCCCATTGCAACGGCTCGACCAAGGCCGCCCTTGCGCTGGCGCGGCTGGGCCGGCCGGTGAAGGAAATGATCGGCGGCGTGACCGGCTGGCTCGACGAAGGCTTCGTCCTCTCCGAAGGCATGGAACCGGGCACACTCCACCCCGCCTGA
- a CDS encoding helix-turn-helix domain-containing protein → MTDHTPVAPVAPVVPAGTAAVSAPVAGLGGAEGAGALAGAGSLPPLAVALVYEGLSLFEFSICTEIFAAKKPEIDGPWYRFAAVAVELDTVSASGGVSVRATAPASLLDDADIILVPGWPGRDHRLPAGLKRQLERAQARGTQLVTFCSGAFLLAAAGLLDGRRATTHWRYIADLRAVAPASEIVEDVLYVEDGNVLTAAGSAAGIDLSLALVRRDFGWQAANALARSLVVPAQREGGQAQFVPRPVARHPQGSLAPLLERIEREIDQDWDLARLAEAACCSLRTLNRRFRDATGLAPQDWLIRARVRRACSLLETSGEGIDAIAAACGFKAPETFRLHFRRIMTVTPSRYRSEFQAAAAAAPARQAARNA, encoded by the coding sequence ATGACTGATCACACGCCTGTCGCCCCCGTCGCCCCTGTCGTGCCAGCCGGCACGGCTGCGGTCTCGGCCCCGGTCGCAGGCCTTGGCGGGGCTGAGGGGGCGGGAGCGCTCGCGGGGGCCGGATCGCTGCCGCCACTGGCCGTGGCGCTCGTCTACGAGGGCCTCAGCCTGTTCGAGTTCTCCATCTGCACCGAGATCTTCGCTGCAAAGAAGCCGGAGATCGACGGCCCCTGGTACCGGTTTGCCGCCGTTGCGGTCGAGCTGGACACCGTGTCGGCGAGCGGCGGCGTCAGCGTCCGGGCGACGGCTCCGGCGAGCCTTCTGGACGACGCGGACATCATCCTCGTGCCGGGCTGGCCGGGGCGCGATCACCGCCTGCCGGCCGGGCTGAAGCGCCAGCTTGAGCGGGCGCAGGCGCGCGGCACGCAACTCGTCACCTTCTGCAGCGGTGCGTTCCTTCTGGCCGCAGCCGGTCTTCTCGACGGGCGCCGGGCGACGACCCACTGGCGCTACATCGCGGATCTTCGCGCCGTCGCGCCGGCCTCCGAGATTGTCGAGGACGTGCTCTACGTCGAGGATGGCAACGTGCTGACGGCTGCGGGATCGGCCGCCGGCATCGACCTGTCGCTGGCTCTGGTGCGGCGCGATTTCGGCTGGCAGGCGGCCAATGCCCTGGCGCGCAGCCTCGTTGTGCCGGCACAGCGCGAAGGCGGGCAGGCCCAGTTCGTGCCGCGCCCCGTCGCCCGTCATCCGCAGGGCTCGCTGGCCCCGCTGCTCGAACGGATCGAGCGGGAGATTGACCAGGACTGGGATCTGGCGCGGCTGGCGGAGGCCGCTTGCTGCAGCCTGCGCACCCTCAACCGCCGCTTCCGCGATGCCACGGGCCTTGCGCCGCAGGACTGGCTGATCCGGGCGCGGGTGCGCCGCGCCTGCAGCCTGCTGGAGACCAGCGGCGAGGGCATCGACGCCATCGCGGCGGCCTGCGGCTTCAAGGCCCCGGAAACGTTCCGCCTGCATTTCCGCAGGATCATGACGGTGACGCCGTCCCGCTACCGCTCCGAGTTTCAGGCCGCCGCCGCTGCGGCGCCGGCCCGGCAGGCAGCCCGGAATGCCTGA
- a CDS encoding ABC transporter ATP-binding protein, translating into MIDVDSLNVFYGPTAVVRDVSFSVATGESFALVGESGSGKSTILKALAGQVDSWSGSIALGNRPLGHKRTKAMMRHVQMVFQDPYGSLHPRKTVDDALTEPLAIHGIGSRDERVLSMLDAVGLARKFRFRLPHQLSGGQRQRVAIARALMLEPELLLLDEPTSALDVSVQAEILNLLKSLRAERGLTYLLVTHDLPVVSFLCDRLGVLRHGKLEEVAPVSALKAGALTSDYGRELVERSQAF; encoded by the coding sequence ATGATCGACGTCGACAGCCTGAACGTCTTCTATGGCCCCACGGCCGTGGTGCGCGACGTGAGCTTCTCGGTGGCCACCGGCGAAAGCTTCGCGCTCGTCGGCGAATCCGGTTCGGGCAAGTCCACCATCCTGAAGGCACTGGCCGGGCAGGTCGACAGCTGGTCCGGCAGCATCGCGCTTGGCAACAGGCCGCTGGGCCACAAGCGCACCAAGGCCATGATGCGCCACGTGCAGATGGTGTTCCAGGACCCCTATGGCTCGCTGCATCCGCGCAAGACCGTCGATGACGCGCTGACCGAACCGCTGGCCATCCACGGCATCGGGTCGCGCGACGAGCGCGTGCTGTCGATGCTCGACGCGGTGGGTCTGGCGCGCAAGTTCCGCTTCCGCCTGCCGCACCAGCTCTCCGGCGGCCAACGCCAGCGCGTCGCCATTGCCCGCGCGCTGATGCTGGAGCCGGAACTGCTGCTGCTCGACGAGCCGACCTCGGCACTCGACGTGTCGGTGCAGGCGGAGATCCTGAACCTGCTGAAGTCGCTCCGCGCGGAGCGCGGCCTCACCTATCTGCTCGTCACCCATGACCTGCCGGTGGTCTCGTTCCTCTGCGACCGGTTGGGCGTGCTGCGGCATGGCAAGCTGGAAGAGGTCGCCCCGGTCTCGGCGCTGAAGGCCGGCGCGCTGACAAGCGACTACGGCCGCGAGCTGGTGGAGCGCAGTCAGGCTTTCTGA
- a CDS encoding ABC transporter ATP-binding protein has protein sequence MSTLLEVQNLKVRFPTERGEVEVVKGISFSLGRERLGIVGESGSGKSMTGRSVMGLIGKPGRVTADRMMFDGIDLTKTDEAGYRRLRGARMSMVMQDPKFSLNPVMRIGEQIGEALAFHARIGARARKARVLAALEAVRINDPERVYNLYPHEVSGGMGQRVMIAMMVILEPDLMIADEPTSALDVSVRAQVLEIMDDLVRRRGMGLMLISHDLNMVSHWCDRILVMFNGQIVEECAAGRLHEAKHPYTQGLVASLPRLNETRERLPVLDRAALEKLA, from the coding sequence ATGAGCACGCTTCTCGAGGTGCAGAACCTCAAGGTCCGCTTCCCGACCGAACGGGGCGAGGTCGAGGTGGTCAAGGGCATCAGCTTCTCGCTCGGCCGCGAACGTCTGGGCATCGTGGGTGAATCCGGCTCCGGCAAGTCCATGACCGGGCGCTCCGTCATGGGCCTGATCGGCAAGCCGGGACGGGTCACGGCCGACCGGATGATGTTCGACGGCATCGACCTCACCAAGACCGACGAGGCCGGCTACCGGCGCCTGCGCGGCGCGCGCATGTCGATGGTGATGCAGGATCCGAAGTTCTCGCTGAACCCGGTGATGCGCATCGGCGAACAGATTGGCGAGGCCCTCGCCTTCCATGCCCGCATCGGTGCGAGGGCGCGCAAGGCCAGGGTCCTGGCCGCGCTGGAAGCCGTGCGCATCAACGATCCGGAGCGCGTCTACAACCTCTATCCGCACGAAGTCTCGGGCGGCATGGGCCAGCGCGTGATGATCGCCATGATGGTGATCCTGGAGCCGGACCTGATGATCGCCGACGAACCGACCTCGGCGCTGGACGTCTCCGTCCGGGCGCAGGTGCTGGAAATCATGGACGACCTCGTCCGCCGCCGCGGCATGGGCCTGATGCTGATCAGCCACGACCTCAACATGGTCTCGCACTGGTGCGACCGGATCCTCGTGATGTTCAACGGCCAGATCGTCGAGGAATGCGCCGCCGGCAGGCTGCACGAGGCGAAGCATCCCTACACGCAGGGGCTGGTTGCCTCCCTGCCCCGCCTCAACGAGACCCGCGAGCGCCTGCCGGTGCTCGACCGCGCCGCGCTGGAGAAACTGGCATGA